TGCTTCTATACAGACAAAAGAAATCAAACAAAGTCCCGCGGCCAACCTGGCTGTTACACTGGCAGGACGGTTACCGGGATTAACCGTTATTCAAAGTAGTGGTGAGCCGGGAAGAGATGCCACCGCCTTGTACCTGCGCGGGCGGGGAACCCTCAATGGACAGAATCCTGTTATCCTCGTGGATGGTGTGGAACGTGACCTCTCCTATATTGACCCTAACGAGGTGGAAAGTGTAACCATTCTGAAAGATGCTTCCTCTACAGCCATGTTTGGTGTGAGAGGTGCAAACGGCGTAATCCTGGTAACAACCAGGCGTGGAGAAACCGGAAAGTCCCGGATAAGCCTGACTGCTGAAACAGGGATACAGGATTTCACCAGAAGAAACTCCATCCTCAACTCATACGACTGGGCAAGATTAAAAAATGAAGCCTGGCATAATGATCATCCCGAAGCAGATCCCTCCAATCCTACCAGTCAGCCTCCCTACTCCGACTACGCGCTCGAACACTACCGGCTACAGGACGATCCGCTTCGCTATCCCAGTAATAACTGGCGAGATATGCTCATGTATAAATTTGTACCGCAAACAAGATATAATTTAAGCATCTCCGGAGGCGGGGAAAAGGTACAGTATTTTGTAAATGTTGGCTATTTAAATCAGGCCGGGCAATGGAAAGTAGACCAGGAAGACTATGATCCTTCTTCCTATCTGAAAAGATATAATTTCCGGTCAAACATCGATGCCGTCCTGAATAAGGCAAAAACACTCAAAACATTTCTGAACGTTGCCGGCTACCTGGAAAAAGCCAACTCGCCGTATCAGAAAGACATATTCCGCTATATCAATAATCAGTTTCCCAGTATCTTACCCGGGCCATTAACACCCGATGGTGAAGTGGTCATCGGCTCTGGTCTGTATACTAATTCTCCCTATGCCATGATTAACCGTAGTGGCTATATTCAGGGAACCAATAACAATATAACAGCATCATGGGGATTACAGCAGAACCTGGATTTTTTTACAGAAGGGTTATCTGCCAAATTCATGGCCTCTTTTGATACAAAAACGGCGTACCAGCTGGCCGCAAACCGCGACTATGAAATATGGACGCAGATAATGGACCCGAGTTTAAAAGGGGCTGATGGGGCAGACAGTGTGTATTATTCAAAGATCGGTGGTACCAATAGTCCATTGAGCCTTGCCAGCGGCGCTTCCTTTGAGTCTTTCACCAACTTCCAGTTCCTCGTCAATTATAACCGCACATTTTCAAACAAACATACCGTAACCGGACTGTTAATGGCACAGCAGGAACAAAGGATTAAACCGGGTGATGCGCTTCCGTTTAATCTAAGAGGATTTTCCTCCCGCTTAACTTACGGATTCAAAGATCTGTATTATGCGGAGTTCAATGCTGGTTACAATGGTTCTGAACAGTTTGCCAAAGGGCAACGTTATGGCTTTTTCCCTTCCATTTCAGGTGCGTGGATCATCAGTAATGAGAAATTCATGCAGCACGTAGCTGTCCTGGATTTTTTAAAGCTGAGAGCTTCTTATGGAAAAGTAGGAAATGATAGATTAGGAGGTAAACGGTTCTTATACCTGGATGATATACAACGCAGTGGCGGCGGTTATAGCCCAAGTCTGGGAAGAGGTGGTACGATCAACGAATCTTATATCGGCAATCGGGGTATACAATGGGAAATTGCCAAAAAGTCAAATATAGGACTGGAAGTAGGGCTTTTCAACCAACTTAAACTCTCCGTTGATGTGTTTAATGAAAGCCGCAATAATGTATTGATTTCCCGTGGTTCAGTACCGCTACTGAATGGTGTATCACAGGCTGCCCGGCCGCCTGCAAACATTGGCATCGTGAAAAACCAGGGGTATGAAATTGAGCTGAATTACAACAAAATTATTACAAATGATCTGACCATCTTTTCAAATTTAAACTTCAATTATGCCCGGAATGAAGTAGTGTTTGTAGATGAACCGGAGAAGGCAGCTGATTATGCCGCCCGTTACTCGCAAACAGGATATATGATCGGACAGAACTTCGGCTATATCACAGATGGTTATTTTAAAGATAACCAGGATATTGCCGCTTATCCGGCTTAT
The Chitinophaga sp. MM2321 DNA segment above includes these coding regions:
- a CDS encoding TonB-dependent receptor, which codes for MKLTVLLLTVTCLQLRASTYAQQITLKEKNASLEKVFNEIYKQTGYQFVYTDNLLQQAKKIDIDIVKAPLEKVLETCFKDQPFTYMLKDKAIIVKRKAPPEKVLISAPVPVKVTGVVKDKLGNPLIGVTIRVLKKETGTLTNENGVFSLLVEPADSLEISYVGYQRQVVVANSQAPMQITLEASPGGLNEVVVVAYGQQKKSSVTGAIASIQTKEIKQSPAANLAVTLAGRLPGLTVIQSSGEPGRDATALYLRGRGTLNGQNPVILVDGVERDLSYIDPNEVESVTILKDASSTAMFGVRGANGVILVTTRRGETGKSRISLTAETGIQDFTRRNSILNSYDWARLKNEAWHNDHPEADPSNPTSQPPYSDYALEHYRLQDDPLRYPSNNWRDMLMYKFVPQTRYNLSISGGGEKVQYFVNVGYLNQAGQWKVDQEDYDPSSYLKRYNFRSNIDAVLNKAKTLKTFLNVAGYLEKANSPYQKDIFRYINNQFPSILPGPLTPDGEVVIGSGLYTNSPYAMINRSGYIQGTNNNITASWGLQQNLDFFTEGLSAKFMASFDTKTAYQLAANRDYEIWTQIMDPSLKGADGADSVYYSKIGGTNSPLSLASGASFESFTNFQFLVNYNRTFSNKHTVTGLLMAQQEQRIKPGDALPFNLRGFSSRLTYGFKDLYYAEFNAGYNGSEQFAKGQRYGFFPSISGAWIISNEKFMQHVAVLDFLKLRASYGKVGNDRLGGKRFLYLDDIQRSGGGYSPSLGRGGTINESYIGNRGIQWEIAKKSNIGLEVGLFNQLKLSVDVFNESRNNVLISRGSVPLLNGVSQAARPPANIGIVKNQGYEIELNYNKIITNDLTIFSNLNFNYARNEVVFVDEPEKAADYAARYSQTGYMIGQNFGYITDGYFKDNQDIAAYPAYNIGRTPRPGDLKYKDVNGDGIINEKDLTKIGNSAVPQYTYGAAFGINYKGFSISALFQGVAKVSKFLTDIGVYETYDFRERMLDAWTPERAATNATIRYPALSTGLSASNLNNTFYLENTSFVRLKNAEIGYTLPQNISGKIGAQIIRIYVNGVNLFTWDKMHTADYDPEISNSFTYPVYRVFNSGINITF